The DNA window TTCAAAATAAAAAAATCGCCCGGATTTACTGGGTTCCTATGATATCATGGTTCACTTCTTCCCTTGTCGGGCTTATGACCATGACAAAGGAAGAAGGGGGGTTGGAGTTATTCACTTTGACAGGTGCTGCGGGTATTGATGCTTTTGTAGTTGCTGCTGTTATGCATTTAGTGGTTGGTAAAAGCGCACAAATGCTTTTCAATAAAAAGGAGGAGGCGGAGCCTATTGATGCCTAATGTTTCTTCTCGATTTACCGTTCATACGGCAGAAGAAAAACCTGAACTCCTATCAAAGATTAACGAATTAACTCTTAAATCTTTCCCTGCTTTTCTCTTTCAAGGCGATCCGCCCACTCGTGATTATTGGGATTCCATGTTAGAACGGCATCTTCCCTTTCAGTTCGCACTGTTTGAAGGAGAAGAAATGGTGGGGGGCGGGGTAACCGTTCCATTGGAATGGGATGGGACTTTAGAAGATTTACCCGAAAACTTTGAACGCATCTTACATGCACGCGGAACCCCTAACGTCCTTTGTGCTACAGCAGGGTTAGTAGTGGAAAAACACCAAGGAAGAGGAATTAGTCGTGATGTGTTACTGGCAATGAAGCATATCGCCTCCCAGCATGACTTCTCCTCACTGGTTGTTCCGGTTCGTCCCAATCATAAACAACGGTATCCACTTCTGCCCATGGAGGAGTACTTAAAATGGCGGCGTGATGATGGCTTGCTGTTTGATCCGTGGATA is part of the Desmospora activa DSM 45169 genome and encodes:
- a CDS encoding N-acetyltransferase, producing the protein MMPNVSSRFTVHTAEEKPELLSKINELTLKSFPAFLFQGDPPTRDYWDSMLERHLPFQFALFEGEEMVGGGVTVPLEWDGTLEDLPENFERILHARGTPNVLCATAGLVVEKHQGRGISRDVLLAMKHIASQHDFSSLVVPVRPNHKQRYPLLPMEEYLKWRRDDGLLFDPWIRTHERLEATILKVMSTASIIPATVKQWEEWTGMRFMSDGQYVIPGGLAPLEISLSKDEGVYIEPNVWMEHKVDL